In Camelina sativa cultivar DH55 unplaced genomic scaffold, Cs unpScaffold00748, whole genome shotgun sequence, a single genomic region encodes these proteins:
- the LOC104773905 gene encoding uncharacterized protein LOC104773905: protein MGAYRHLVQTLSGEFTSFSLMKVPRNENASLAALANRSDPDLRCTIPIECVDAPSIDPDSQIAIINDNSVLMEVDEPKEDMTEIAKPPDDWQLEIKLYISEGIIPPDRWAARRLKARSAKYILLDGELFCRSVLLGTKLSVS from the coding sequence ATGGGAGCATATCGACATTTGGTCCAAACGTTATCTGGGGAATTCACATCTTTTTCTCTGATGAAGGTCCCACGGAACGAGAACGCGTCCCTCGCAGCTCTGGCGAACCGCTCTGACCCCGACTTACGCTGCACCATTCCGATTGAATGCGTCGACGCTCCCAGCATCGATCCGGATAGCCAGATAGCTATAATCAACGACAACTCGGTTCTAATGGAAGTCGACGAGCCAAAAGAGGATATGACGGAGATCGCAAAGCCTCCAGACGATTGGCAACTTGAGATCAAACTCTATATCTCTGAAGGCATCATCCCGCCAGACCgatgggcagctcgacgatTGAAGGCTCGAAGTGCCAAATACATCCTCTTGGACGGAGAATTGTTTTGCCGAAGTGTGTTACTCGGGACGAAGCTGAGCGTATCATGA